A window from Rana temporaria chromosome 8, aRanTem1.1, whole genome shotgun sequence encodes these proteins:
- the LOC120947088 gene encoding putative nuclease HARBI1 translates to MEPFGCALFELKLIQRRRRTRQNVVQIEKRVFRSRTFLDQFTETQVIAKFRLSSPMIHSLYDEIHLALETRTRRSNAVPGLVRFLAVLHFLGKASYQHVSGEIVGISQPSFSRCLVEVLQALRQLAPKYIHMGKSREERDQIKRVFFDLAGMPNVIGAIDCTHVPLCPPSEQEHIYRNRKAYHSLNIQVICDSNLIIRDVVTGFPGSCHDAHILRQSGIYDTLDKDLENNGWLLGDAGYPCLPWLLTPINRPSSPAEAAYNVAHTKTRVVIERCFGVLKSRFRCMSLSGGFLQYSPSKVADMFLACSILHNIARHGGLQEELDTTVEDDMPTIPVENDHRGNAARSKLITNYFSG, encoded by the exons ATGGAACCATTTGGATGTGCTCTATTTGAACTGAAACTGATCCAGAGGCGAAGAAGGACACGTCAGAATGTCGTTCAGATAGAGAAACGTGTATTTCGTTCACGTACCTTTTTGGATCAATTTACTGAAACCCAGGTGATAGCCAAATTCAGATTATCCTCTCCCATGATACATTCCCTGTATGATGAAATACACTTGGCCCTAGAAACACGCACGCGGAGAAGTAATGCAGTACCAGGTCTTGTGCGTTTTTTGGCAGTACTTCATTTTTTAGGAAAGGCCTCATACCAACATGTCAGTGGTGAGATTGTTGGCATCTCACAACCCAGTTTTTCCCGCTGCTTGGTGGAGGTCCTGCAAGCACTGCGACAACTTGCTCCAAAATACATACATATGGGCAAGTCACGTGAAGAGCGGGATCAaataaaacgtgttttttttgacCTAGCAGGAATGCCCAATGTCATTGGGgcaatagactgcacccatgtgccaTTATGTCCCCCATCAGAACAGGAGCACATCTACCGAAACCGTAAGGCTTACCATTCACTCAACATCCAGGTGATCTGTGATTCAAACCTCATAATCCGTGATGTTGTCACCGGCTTTCCAGGATCCTGTCATGATGCCCATATATTGCGCCAATCGGGAATATATGATACTCTGGACAAGGACTTAGAAAATAATGGATGGCTGCTGG GAGATGCTGGTTACCCCTGTCTACCATGGCTCTTAACACCTATCAACAGGCCATCCTCTCCTGCAGAAGCAGCTTACAATGTTGCTCATACCAAAACAAGAGTGGTTATCGAAAGATGCTTTGGTGTCCTAAAGAGCCGTTTCCGTTGCATGTCCTTGTCTGGTGGATTCCTTCAGTATTCCCCCAGTAAGGTAGCTGATATGTTCCTAGCATGCAGCATTCTCCATAACATTGCAAGGCATGGAGGACTACAAGAGGAACTAGACACCACAGTGGAGGATGACATGCCCACAATTCCAGTGGAAAATGATCACAGGGGAAACGCAGCAAGAAGTAAACTGATTACAAACTATTTTTCAG GTTAA
- the LOC120910418 gene encoding uncharacterized protein LOC120910418 yields the protein MPTHEVAVADCKSNLICEVFRLEKLMSNSKKESLELSLVADPPFLYLCNLELTQDATQRYNSGYLKQSITKHWCSPMGRKGDPHFSLIRKHNRYYSSPQEAEQNGEKSTGRSNDSVKGFRIADRTYKMAAFADDILLFLKDPHILIPNLLKELKLFHDISNFKINFAKSQALNISLSQETRTQKKNKTVDTKDKSQTSSKPKKPDSKAQTTPPGNINSLKKRNKRKNSEKERKKETPSPKDVGPSKFTETFGECIKIKTAYDTAQKSTSESQQRHKSTKSTQEDYKQSKTYPKAKHQKQQPEFGKSNFHHQDKSECRVSKASKSHPEPRPPMESSQQSLFSTEVPKKISKPARSDVIMSSNPASPVLIDGDEFSTESESENPAVRPGKKILKDKKRIRNRKFTFHENLVLIENLVPHFHKLLGNRAAATESAWKNTIWKQIADAVTSVGVSPRSADNVRKRYQDIRLLLRRKISDENKSRKATGGGPEKKIVYHQYEELLRPYIDLDSIVGIKAGFDTSRHHENEQHNAAQHTYRQQKLSFMAKLTELLEAHLPSPGEQSHNARNLTSSNHSSFVCESIIENDANDNFTIQDM from the exons ATTTGGAGCTTACACAAGATGCAACACAGAGATACAACTCTGGATACCTAAAGCAGTCAATCACCAAGCACTGGTGCAGTCCCATGGGAAGAAAAGGGGATCCACATTTCTCCCTTATTCGCAAACACAATAGATATTATTCCTCACCCCAAGAAGCTGAACAGAATGGGGAGAAAAGCACAGGAAG ATCTAATGACAGTGTCAAAGGCTTTCGCATCGCAGATCGAACCTATAAGATGGCTGCCTTCGCCGATGACATATTGTTGTTTCTGAAAGATCCCCACATATTAATTCCAAACCTTCTAAAAGAACTGAAGCTATTTCATGATATTTCCAATTTTAAGATTAATTTTGCTAAATCCCAGGCCCTGAATATCTCCCTCTCACAGGAAACA cgcacccaaaaaaaaaataagacggtAGATACTAAAGATAAATCACAGACATCATCGAAGCCTAAGAAACCTGATTCCAAGGCACAGACCACTCCTCCT GGGAATATTAACTCActtaaaaaacgaaataaaagaaaaaattcagaaaagGAACGCAAAAAGGAGACACCATCACCCAAGGATGTGGGTCCATCCAAATTTACGGAAACATTTGGGGAATGTATTAAG ATCAAAACTGCGTATGATACCGCACAAAAATCAACATCAGAATCACAACAAAGACACAAATCAACAAAATCGACGCAAGAAGATTACAAGCAATCCAAAACATACCCAAAAGCTAAGCACCAAAAGCAGCAGCCTGAGTTTGGTAAGAGCAATTTCCACCATCAAGACAAATCTGAATGTAGAGTTAGTAAAGCAAGCAAGTCCCATCCAGAACCTAGACCACCCATGGAATCATCTCAGCAATCACTATTCTCTACTGAAGTGCCAAAAAAGATCTCCAAGCCAGCAAGGTCAGATGTCATCATGTCATCTAATCCTGCCTCGCCAGTGTTAATAGACGGAGATGAATTTTCGACAGAGAGTGAATCTGAGAATCCAGCAGTTCGTCCAGGCAAAAAAATCCTTAAGGATAAAAAGCGAATCCGAAATCGAAAATTCACATTCCATGAAAACCTAGTCTTAATTGAGAAccttgttccacattttcacaagcTCCTTGGAAACAGAGCAGCTGCTACGGAGTCAGCATGGAAAAACACAATCTGGAAGCAAATTGCAGATGCAGTTACGAGTGTGGGTGTCTCTCCACGATCAGCAGATAACGTACGTAAGCGGTACCAGGACATTCGGCTTCTACTAAGGCGCAAGATTTCGGATGAAAACAAGAGCAG AAAAGCAACAGGGGGTGGCCCagagaagaaaatagtttaccacCAGTATGAAGAGTTACTGCGTCCATACATAGATCTAGATTCCATTGTTGGCATCAAGGCTGGTTTTGATACCTCGAGGCACCATGAAAACG AGCAACATAATGCAGCTCAACACACCTATCGCCAGCAGAAGCTCTCCTTTATGGCCAAACTAACTGAACTCTTAGAAGCACATCTGCCATCTCCTGGTGAGCAATCTCATAATGCTCGGAATCTaaccagcagcaaccacagcagtTTTGTATGTGAAAGTATTATCGAAAATGATGCTAATGATAATTTTACTATTCAGGATATGTAA